In Bordetella holmesii ATCC 51541, the following proteins share a genomic window:
- a CDS encoding putative permease YjgP/YjgQ family protein → MRTARRYLAREIYRSCAVVLLALLGLFTFFALVDDLDNVGDKFSMLALLYMQALALPTRLYDLLPIGLLIGAILALAGLAQRNELVILRVSGVSGMRLMRMLWTITIPLMIGATLLSEYVTPIAEIKSGEADLTFRGKAGGGRLNSGYWFKEPTRDGGTRIINIKTLLADGQVRDVTLYELKPNLELESLSTAATGKFTGGDLVLTDVVQTRIDEKAAEALANAKPPATPPAQVNKQASLRLDTTLSPERLLARVLTPERMSAVTLLDYIDYLHHNQLQADRQIVALWRKFVYPFTLLVMITIAAPIAFMQTRRGGVGVKVFIGILMGVAFFMINQLSLNVGMLSRWPPWLTALGPNAAAMLLALGALVMMEYRHAFTRYRQQRKVA, encoded by the coding sequence ATGCGTACAGCCCGCCGCTATCTGGCCCGCGAGATTTATCGCTCCTGTGCAGTGGTTCTTTTGGCCCTGCTGGGGCTGTTCACGTTCTTTGCCCTGGTCGATGACCTGGACAACGTGGGCGACAAATTCAGCATGCTCGCCCTGCTCTACATGCAGGCGCTGGCTCTGCCCACTCGCCTGTACGATCTGCTGCCGATCGGCCTGTTGATCGGCGCCATCCTCGCGCTGGCCGGCCTAGCGCAACGCAATGAGTTGGTCATCCTGCGCGTATCCGGTGTCAGCGGTATGCGCCTGATGCGGATGTTGTGGACGATCACCATCCCGTTGATGATCGGGGCGACGCTGCTTTCGGAGTACGTCACTCCCATTGCCGAAATCAAAAGCGGCGAGGCCGACCTCACCTTCCGGGGCAAGGCCGGCGGCGGACGCCTGAACAGCGGCTATTGGTTCAAAGAACCAACCCGCGACGGCGGCACGCGCATCATCAATATCAAAACGCTATTGGCCGATGGACAGGTGCGCGACGTCACGCTCTACGAACTCAAGCCCAATCTCGAACTCGAATCGCTGTCGACGGCAGCTACCGGCAAGTTCACCGGCGGCGATCTGGTCCTGACCGACGTCGTGCAGACGCGTATCGATGAGAAGGCCGCCGAAGCGCTGGCCAACGCCAAACCGCCCGCAACGCCGCCAGCACAGGTGAACAAGCAGGCCAGCCTGCGCCTTGACACCACGCTCAGCCCCGAACGGCTGCTGGCACGGGTGCTGACACCCGAGCGCATGTCGGCCGTGACCCTGCTGGACTACATCGACTATCTGCACCACAACCAGTTGCAAGCCGACCGGCAGATCGTCGCCCTGTGGCGCAAGTTCGTCTATCCCTTCACGCTGCTGGTGATGATTACTATCGCCGCGCCTATCGCCTTCATGCAGACCCGCCGTGGCGGCGTGGGCGTGAAGGTGTTCATCGGCATCCTGATGGGCGTGGCCTTTTTCATGATCAATCAGCTCTCTCTCAACGTCGGGATGCTCAGCCGCTGGCCGCCCTGGCTGACGGCGCTCGGGCCCAATGCCGCCGCCATGCTGCTGGCACTGGGTGCGCTGGTCATGATGGAATACCGGCACGCGTTTACGCGGTACAGACAACAACGCAAGGTTGCCTGA
- the mtgA gene encoding monofunctional biosynthetic peptidoglycan transglycosylase: MARPRSWFRIVTGAIMALLSLLLIYELAMFSMVVWYAYRDPGSSAIMRQELSRLRDANPKAELSYTWVPYDRINTTLKRAVVASEDANFTEHDGVEWDAIRKAWEYNHEQQVEGRGKLRGGSTITQQLAKNLFLSSSRSYVRKGQELVLTYMIEHVMSKERILELYLNVAEWGIGVFGAEAAARHYYGTSAANLGASQSARLAAMLPNPRYYDKHRNTSYLNSRTATLLRRMRIVDIP, encoded by the coding sequence ATGGCTCGTCCCCGCTCCTGGTTTCGCATCGTCACCGGCGCCATCATGGCGCTACTGAGCCTGCTGCTCATCTATGAGCTGGCGATGTTTTCGATGGTGGTCTGGTATGCCTATCGCGACCCGGGCAGCAGCGCCATCATGCGCCAGGAGCTGTCCCGTCTGCGCGACGCCAACCCCAAGGCCGAGCTGAGCTATACCTGGGTCCCGTACGACCGCATCAACACGACGCTCAAGCGCGCCGTCGTCGCCTCGGAGGACGCAAACTTCACCGAGCACGACGGCGTAGAGTGGGACGCCATCCGCAAGGCCTGGGAGTACAACCACGAGCAGCAGGTCGAGGGACGCGGCAAACTGCGCGGCGGCTCGACGATTACTCAGCAATTGGCAAAAAATCTGTTTCTGTCCAGTTCGCGCAGCTATGTGCGCAAAGGACAGGAACTGGTACTTACCTATATGATCGAACACGTCATGTCCAAGGAACGCATTCTGGAGCTCTACCTGAATGTGGCCGAATGGGGCATCGGGGTGTTCGGCGCGGAAGCGGCGGCGCGCCACTACTATGGAACCAGCGCAGCCAATCTGGGCGCCTCCCAATCGGCCCGGCTGGCCGCCATGCTGCCCAATCCGCGCTACTACGACAAGCACAGAAACACCAGCTATCTGAACTCCCGTACGGCAACACTGTTGCGCCGGATGCGCATAGTGGACATTCCGTAA
- the aroE gene encoding shikimate dehydrogenase, with product MSLPQAGAPLRYAVIGNPISHSRSPQIHAMFAEQTRIVIDYARLAAPLDGFRETVKDFFLQGGRGLNVTVPFKQQAYALAQENLSTRARLAGAVNTLTWRDGVVQGCNTDGVGLVDDLKRLGAALQGARLLLVGAGGAARGVLHPLAEAGCAEIRIVNRSPARATELAAAWQAAGLNPATRVSAGGLPEAARPGGWDVVINATASSLLDEAPALPKGLYAGDALAYDMVYGTRPTAFMHQATADGAARTADGLGMLVGQAAESFFIWHGLRPDPSAVLTALRAELLAEG from the coding sequence ATGAGCCTTCCGCAGGCCGGCGCACCGCTGCGCTATGCCGTCATCGGCAACCCCATCTCGCATAGCCGCTCGCCGCAAATCCACGCGATGTTTGCCGAACAGACTCGCATCGTCATCGACTATGCACGGCTGGCTGCGCCCCTGGATGGTTTTCGTGAAACCGTAAAAGACTTCTTCCTGCAAGGCGGGCGCGGGCTCAATGTCACCGTACCCTTCAAGCAGCAGGCCTACGCATTAGCGCAGGAAAATCTGTCGACCCGTGCTCGCCTGGCCGGCGCGGTCAACACCCTGACCTGGCGCGATGGTGTCGTGCAGGGCTGCAATACCGACGGCGTGGGGTTGGTCGATGATCTCAAGCGCCTGGGCGCCGCGCTGCAAGGTGCCCGGCTGCTGCTGGTCGGTGCGGGCGGCGCGGCCCGCGGCGTACTGCACCCTCTGGCCGAGGCCGGCTGCGCCGAGATCCGCATCGTCAACCGCAGCCCGGCGCGGGCCACGGAGCTGGCGGCAGCCTGGCAGGCCGCTGGCCTGAATCCCGCGACACGCGTGAGCGCCGGCGGCCTGCCCGAGGCAGCCCGGCCCGGCGGCTGGGACGTCGTGATCAATGCCACGGCCAGCAGCCTGCTCGATGAAGCTCCCGCGCTGCCCAAGGGGCTGTATGCCGGCGACGCGCTGGCCTACGATATGGTCTATGGGACCCGCCCGACGGCGTTCATGCACCAGGCCACGGCTGACGGTGCCGCGCGCACAGCCGACGGCCTCGGTATGCTGGTCGGCCAAGCTGCGGAAAGTTTCTTCATCTGGCACGGCCTGCGCCCCGACCCTTCGGCGGTGTTGACGGCGCTGCGCGCCGAACTGCTGGCCGAGGGCTAG
- a CDS encoding tonB family C-terminal domain protein, whose protein sequence is MSDRRYLLVAIAISLLVHAGLLAWRFTAPPLRRSPAASLEITLVNAHTDTAPLRAQVLAQAAVDGGGNALAGVASTPLPRTADSPDTIVLQAMRKRQAQLEAEQARLLTQLAAAAAAGAPREPVHPWDETQDPGDSVEDQAGTVQNAQVATLAHRVQAYSALPRKTFVAPAAQASPHAAYLDAWRTRIETIGTQHFPAQARGRVYGSLRITVSIRPDGSLAGFDIDQPSPHAVLNQAARRIVQMAAPFAPFPPELARDTDVLVITRTWHFVNDTLETSAP, encoded by the coding sequence GTGTCCGACCGGCGCTATCTGCTGGTGGCCATCGCCATTTCGCTACTAGTCCATGCCGGTCTGCTGGCCTGGCGCTTCACCGCGCCGCCTCTGCGGCGATCGCCGGCTGCCAGTCTCGAAATCACCCTGGTCAATGCCCATACCGACACGGCACCGCTGCGAGCCCAGGTCCTGGCTCAGGCCGCCGTCGATGGCGGCGGAAATGCGTTGGCCGGCGTGGCCAGCACGCCCCTGCCCCGCACGGCCGACTCGCCCGACACCATCGTGCTGCAGGCCATGCGCAAGCGGCAAGCCCAGTTGGAAGCCGAGCAGGCCCGCCTGTTGACCCAATTAGCTGCGGCCGCCGCAGCCGGCGCGCCACGCGAGCCCGTCCATCCCTGGGACGAAACGCAAGACCCAGGCGATAGCGTCGAAGATCAGGCCGGCACGGTGCAGAATGCCCAGGTCGCCACCCTGGCCCATCGCGTGCAGGCGTACAGCGCCTTGCCGCGCAAGACCTTCGTCGCGCCCGCCGCACAAGCCTCGCCTCACGCCGCCTATCTGGATGCCTGGCGCACACGCATCGAAACCATCGGTACGCAGCATTTCCCGGCTCAGGCTCGCGGCCGCGTCTATGGCAGCCTGCGCATCACCGTGAGCATCCGCCCGGACGGCAGCCTGGCCGGCTTCGATATCGATCAGCCCTCGCCGCATGCCGTGCTCAATCAGGCTGCGCGACGCATCGTTCAGATGGCGGCCCCCTTTGCCCCGTTTCCGCCCGAGCTGGCCCGCGACACTGACGTGCTGGTCATCACGCGGACCTGGCATTTTGTAAACGACACCCTGGAAACCTCCGCACCATGA
- a CDS encoding RNB domain protein — protein sequence MYVFYEDDGSFKAGNILSETDASLQVESESGKRSKITRANTLFNFAAPEPAVLMREASALAEGIDLAFLWECAPQEEFDAPVLAADYFGHAPSAVEQAALLMRLHGAPVYFHRRGKGHYRPAPPDILQAALAALDKKQRQAEQQQAWVDDMAQGKLPEEIGQMAEALLVRPDKNTMQWKALDAACARLQKSPDRLLLELGAWPNALALHKQRFLAVNFPRGVGFPEISIPPVQQDLPLADAEIYSIDDVTTTEIDDALSVTRLPDGRVRVGIHVAAPGLAVTRGSDLDKLARQRLSTVYMPGDKIPMQPDSVIQTFSLDAGREVPALSLYVTADPVTGEIIASDTRVERIVVRENLRHNQLDTQVTEAALADPDAALPYGDWLRPLWQLAQALSAQREIVRGKPENNSRVEYSFYLDGDPDNPDTPVRLVPRQRNAPLDRMVAEYMILANNLWGGLLHQHGVPGIYRSQQAGRVRMSTQALPHEAIGVPQYAWSTSPLRRYVDLVNQWQLIAAVQNGVSARLVAPFKPKDADLFAIIGAFDAQYAAWADFQNAMERYWCLRWLRQQNISRGVAHVLRDDLVRLGNAPLVTRVGGLPELERGAAVEIDIMGMDELSLELDCRYLGPA from the coding sequence ATGTACGTGTTTTACGAAGATGACGGCAGTTTCAAAGCCGGCAATATCCTGTCGGAAACCGACGCCAGCCTGCAGGTGGAGTCGGAGTCGGGCAAGCGCAGCAAAATAACGCGCGCCAATACGCTGTTCAACTTTGCCGCGCCCGAGCCGGCCGTGCTCATGCGCGAGGCCTCCGCTCTGGCCGAAGGCATCGATCTGGCGTTTCTATGGGAATGCGCGCCCCAGGAAGAATTCGACGCACCGGTGTTGGCTGCCGATTATTTTGGCCACGCCCCCAGCGCCGTCGAACAGGCGGCCCTGCTGATGCGGCTGCATGGCGCGCCGGTATATTTTCATCGACGCGGCAAAGGCCACTACCGTCCGGCGCCGCCCGACATCCTTCAGGCGGCGCTGGCTGCGCTGGATAAAAAGCAGCGCCAGGCCGAGCAGCAGCAAGCCTGGGTCGACGACATGGCCCAGGGCAAGCTGCCCGAAGAAATCGGCCAGATGGCCGAAGCCCTTCTGGTGCGCCCGGACAAGAACACCATGCAATGGAAGGCGCTGGATGCCGCTTGCGCCCGCTTGCAGAAAAGCCCCGACCGGCTGCTGCTGGAGCTGGGCGCCTGGCCCAATGCGCTGGCGCTGCACAAGCAACGCTTTCTGGCGGTCAATTTCCCGCGTGGTGTGGGTTTCCCGGAGATCAGCATCCCGCCGGTGCAGCAGGACCTGCCGCTGGCCGACGCCGAGATCTATTCGATCGATGACGTCACCACCACCGAGATCGACGATGCGCTGTCGGTGACGCGCCTGCCCGATGGCCGCGTGCGCGTGGGCATCCACGTCGCCGCGCCGGGTCTGGCGGTCACGCGCGGCAGCGACCTGGACAAGCTGGCGCGCCAGCGCCTGTCCACGGTCTACATGCCGGGCGACAAAATTCCGATGCAGCCCGACTCGGTCATTCAAACCTTTTCGCTGGACGCCGGACGCGAAGTTCCGGCGCTGTCGCTCTACGTCACGGCCGACCCGGTCACCGGCGAGATCATCGCGTCGGACACGCGTGTCGAACGTATCGTGGTGCGTGAGAACCTGCGCCACAACCAGCTCGACACCCAGGTCACCGAGGCCGCACTGGCCGATCCCGACGCCGCATTGCCCTACGGCGACTGGCTGCGCCCCTTGTGGCAACTGGCTCAGGCTCTGTCGGCGCAACGCGAGATCGTGCGCGGCAAGCCCGAGAACAACAGCCGCGTCGAGTACAGCTTCTACCTGGATGGCGACCCCGACAACCCGGATACCCCGGTGCGTCTGGTGCCGCGCCAGCGTAATGCGCCGCTCGACCGCATGGTGGCCGAGTACATGATCCTGGCCAATAACCTGTGGGGCGGTTTGTTGCACCAACACGGTGTACCGGGCATCTATCGGTCCCAGCAAGCCGGCCGAGTACGTATGAGCACCCAGGCGCTCCCGCACGAAGCCATCGGCGTGCCGCAGTACGCCTGGAGCACTTCGCCGTTGCGCCGCTATGTTGACCTGGTCAATCAATGGCAATTGATCGCTGCCGTGCAGAACGGCGTCTCGGCACGATTGGTCGCGCCCTTCAAGCCCAAGGACGCCGACCTGTTTGCCATCATCGGCGCCTTCGACGCGCAGTACGCCGCCTGGGCTGACTTCCAGAACGCCATGGAACGCTACTGGTGCCTGCGCTGGCTGCGTCAGCAAAACATCAGCCGAGGGGTCGCCCATGTGCTGCGCGACGATCTGGTGCGGTTGGGCAATGCGCCGCTGGTGACACGCGTGGGCGGCCTGCCCGAGCTCGAGCGCGGCGCCGCCGTGGAGATCGACATCATGGGTATGGACGAACTCTCGCTGGAGCTGGACTGCCGCTACCTCGGTCCGGCATGA
- a CDS encoding alpha/beta hydrolase family protein, with the protein MSPAAVSEAKILYLHGFRSSPLSFKAQLMGQAMADLGRQQDYACPALPASPRAAAELAQQTARQLVGDAAPQQLTVVGSSLGGYYAIWLAERLDCKAVLINPAVNAPRDLATQVGEHTMYHSAAPFVFLPEYVQELSELHVPGLTRPQRYFLLAATGDEVLDWREMRDRFEGCRQRIIPGSDHGLSDFAHWLPEVLDFALVHPH; encoded by the coding sequence ATGAGCCCGGCCGCCGTATCCGAGGCCAAGATCCTGTATCTGCATGGATTTCGGTCGTCACCGCTATCCTTCAAGGCGCAACTGATGGGGCAGGCCATGGCCGATCTGGGCCGCCAGCAGGATTACGCCTGCCCGGCGCTGCCTGCCAGTCCGCGTGCGGCCGCCGAACTGGCGCAGCAAACCGCACGGCAGTTGGTCGGCGATGCCGCGCCGCAGCAGTTGACCGTGGTTGGCTCATCGCTGGGCGGTTATTACGCGATCTGGCTGGCCGAACGGCTGGACTGCAAGGCGGTACTGATCAATCCGGCCGTCAACGCGCCGCGGGACCTCGCCACCCAGGTAGGCGAACACACGATGTATCATTCGGCGGCCCCCTTCGTCTTTCTGCCCGAGTACGTGCAAGAGCTAAGCGAGCTGCATGTCCCGGGTTTGACCCGTCCGCAGAGATATTTCCTTCTGGCGGCCACCGGCGACGAAGTCCTCGACTGGCGCGAAATGCGCGACCGCTTCGAGGGTTGCCGGCAACGAATTATTCCGGGCAGCGACCATGGCCTGTCCGACTTCGCGCATTGGCTGCCCGAAGTGCTTGATTTTGCCCTGGTTCACCCCCACTGA
- the mpl gene encoding L-alanyl-gamma-D-glutamyl-meso-diaminopimelate ligase has product MHLHILGICGTFMGGLALIAREAGHKVTGCDAGVYPPMSTQLTEQGISLIEGFGADQLSLKPDLFVIGNVVSRGTPLMEAILNSGARYVSGPQWLGDTILPHAHVLAVAGTHGKTTTSSMLAWILEDVGLTPNFLIGGVAPGLQVSARYRAGVRPFVIEADEYDTAFFDKRSKFVHYRPRTAILNNLEYDHADIFPDLAAIETQFHHLVRTIPSEGQIVLPTRCEALERVLARGNWSRTVRFGAGGAWQAGPPDDDGAFTVLRDGHGVGTVHWTLGGEHNRMNALAALAAAEDIGVRAADGVAALSRFAGVKRRMELRGTVNGVAVYDDFAHHPTAIATTVEGLRRQVGSGRILAVLEPRSNTMKLGTMAARLPQALAGADLVFCFGAHEGKYALGWNPADVLAPLGTRASSYDDLNTLVRAVSQAARPGDHVLVMSNGGFGGVHDKLLAALAHPQ; this is encoded by the coding sequence ATGCATCTACATATACTTGGCATTTGCGGCACCTTCATGGGCGGCCTGGCGTTGATCGCGCGCGAGGCCGGCCATAAAGTGACGGGCTGCGATGCAGGCGTCTACCCGCCCATGAGCACCCAGTTGACCGAACAGGGCATCTCTCTGATAGAGGGGTTCGGGGCGGATCAACTGTCGCTCAAGCCGGATTTGTTCGTGATTGGCAACGTCGTCAGTCGGGGAACCCCCCTGATGGAAGCCATCCTCAATAGCGGAGCGCGCTACGTTTCTGGCCCGCAATGGCTGGGCGACACGATTCTGCCCCACGCGCACGTGCTGGCCGTGGCCGGCACGCACGGCAAGACGACGACCAGTTCGATGCTGGCATGGATCCTGGAAGACGTGGGCCTGACCCCCAACTTCCTGATCGGTGGCGTCGCCCCCGGACTGCAGGTCTCGGCGCGGTACCGCGCCGGCGTGCGCCCCTTTGTCATCGAGGCGGACGAATACGACACCGCGTTTTTCGACAAGCGCTCCAAATTCGTGCATTACCGGCCGCGCACGGCCATCCTGAACAACCTCGAGTACGATCACGCCGATATCTTCCCCGATTTGGCGGCCATCGAAACCCAGTTTCATCATTTGGTACGCACCATACCCTCTGAGGGCCAAATCGTTCTTCCCACTCGCTGCGAGGCGCTCGAGCGCGTGCTGGCGCGCGGGAACTGGTCCCGCACGGTGCGCTTTGGTGCGGGCGGCGCCTGGCAGGCAGGGCCGCCTGACGACGATGGCGCCTTTACCGTGCTGCGTGACGGCCACGGCGTCGGCACAGTGCACTGGACGCTGGGCGGAGAGCACAACCGGATGAACGCGCTGGCGGCATTGGCCGCGGCCGAAGACATCGGCGTGCGGGCTGCCGACGGCGTGGCGGCGTTGAGCCGCTTTGCCGGTGTCAAACGGCGCATGGAACTGCGTGGCACGGTCAACGGTGTGGCTGTCTACGACGATTTCGCGCACCATCCCACCGCGATCGCCACCACTGTCGAGGGCCTGCGCCGGCAGGTCGGATCGGGCCGCATCCTCGCTGTCCTCGAACCGCGCTCCAACACCATGAAGTTGGGCACCATGGCGGCCCGGCTGCCGCAGGCCCTGGCAGGAGCCGACCTGGTGTTCTGCTTCGGCGCGCACGAAGGCAAGTATGCCCTGGGCTGGAATCCCGCCGACGTGCTGGCGCCACTGGGCACACGGGCCAGCAGCTACGATGACCTCAACACCCTGGTGCGGGCCGTGAGCCAGGCCGCCCGCCCGGGCGACCATGTCCTGGTCATGAGCAACGGCGGCTTTGGCGGCGTGCACGACAAACTGCTCGCCGCCCTGGCGCATCCGCAATGA
- a CDS encoding ahpC/TSA family protein, with translation MNRCIFVCAGVAAAAAAAGSYLYTRSRSTPPAVAAAAPAAPDPLAALLAMSLPDLDGNAQALSQWRGQLMVINFWATWCAPCVKEMPELDELQKKTPNVRFVGIGVDTADNMRKFVEKIPVSYPLLVMGAGAVDVLRGLGNPAGGLPFTLVLNANGSIRQKMLDQIDPAALEKSILSLPA, from the coding sequence ATGAACCGATGTATCTTCGTTTGTGCGGGTGTGGCTGCCGCCGCGGCGGCAGCGGGCAGCTATCTCTATACGCGCTCGCGCAGCACCCCCCCGGCCGTTGCCGCCGCAGCGCCTGCGGCGCCCGACCCGCTGGCCGCGTTGCTGGCCATGTCGCTGCCCGACCTCGACGGCAATGCCCAGGCGCTGTCGCAATGGCGGGGGCAACTCATGGTGATCAATTTCTGGGCGACGTGGTGTGCGCCTTGCGTCAAGGAGATGCCCGAACTTGACGAACTCCAGAAAAAGACGCCCAACGTGCGCTTTGTCGGGATCGGCGTCGATACTGCCGACAACATGCGAAAATTTGTCGAGAAAATACCGGTTTCCTACCCTTTGCTGGTGATGGGCGCAGGGGCTGTTGATGTGCTGCGCGGGCTGGGTAATCCGGCGGGCGGCCTGCCGTTTACCCTGGTTTTGAATGCAAATGGCAGCATTAGGCAGAAGATGCTCGATCAAATCGACCCGGCCGCGCTGGAAAAGTCAATTCTGAGTCTTCCTGCCTGA
- the aroQ gene encoding 3-dehydroquinate dehydratase, type II, which translates to MARRILVLHGPNLNLLGSREPEIYGSLTLAQINEGLESVATELGVTLSALQSNHEGALVDRIQAAARDGTDFIIINAAAYTHTSVAVRDALAAVAIPFIEVHLSNLYKRESFRHHSYLSDIAIGLISGLGANGYEAALRYAARH; encoded by the coding sequence ATGGCGCGACGCATACTGGTATTGCATGGCCCGAACCTGAATCTCCTCGGATCACGAGAGCCCGAGATCTACGGCAGCCTTACGCTTGCCCAGATCAATGAAGGCCTCGAATCCGTGGCGACGGAACTCGGCGTTACCTTGTCCGCGTTGCAGAGCAATCATGAAGGGGCCTTGGTGGATCGTATCCAGGCGGCAGCTCGCGATGGTACGGATTTCATCATCATTAATGCGGCAGCCTACACGCATACGAGCGTGGCGGTGCGCGATGCGCTGGCCGCGGTGGCGATCCCATTTATTGAAGTACATTTGTCCAACCTGTATAAGCGCGAATCCTTCCGGCATCATTCCTACCTTTCCGATATCGCCATTGGCCTTATCAGCGGTTTGGGAGCGAACGGCTACGAGGCAGCCTTGCGCTACGCAGCACGGCATTGA
- the accB gene encoding acetyl-CoA carboxylase, biotin carboxyl carrier protein: protein MDLRKLKTLIDLVAESGIAELEITEGEGKVRIVKFSQTLQPVAYQAPEAAAVVAAAAPAAAPAAPAAPVVQGHVVKAPMVGTFYRSPNPGSAPFVDVGQTVKEGDALCIIEAMKLLNEIEADKSGVIKEILVENGEPVEYGQPLFVIG from the coding sequence ATGGACCTCCGAAAACTCAAGACCCTGATCGACCTCGTGGCGGAATCGGGCATTGCCGAGCTTGAAATCACCGAAGGCGAAGGCAAGGTTCGCATCGTCAAGTTCTCCCAGACGCTGCAGCCGGTCGCCTATCAGGCCCCCGAGGCCGCTGCCGTCGTGGCCGCTGCCGCGCCTGCGGCCGCGCCCGCTGCGCCCGCCGCGCCTGTTGTACAGGGTCATGTCGTCAAGGCTCCGATGGTTGGCACCTTCTACCGCTCGCCCAATCCGGGTTCCGCGCCCTTCGTGGATGTCGGCCAGACCGTCAAGGAAGGCGATGCGCTGTGCATCATCGAAGCCATGAAGCTGCTCAACGAGATCGAAGCCGACAAATCCGGCGTGATCAAAGAAATCCTGGTCGAGAACGGCGAACCGGTCGAATACGGTCAACCGCTGTTCGTTATTGGCTGA
- the accC gene encoding acetyl-CoA carboxylase, biotin carboxylase subunit yields the protein MFEKILIANRGEIALRIQRACRELGIKTVVVHSEADREAKYVRLADESVCIGPAPSRESYLNMPAIISAAEVTDAEAIHPGYGFLSENADFADRVEKSGFVFIGPRPETIRLMGDKVSAKHAMIEAGVPVVPGSEGALPDDPQEIMRVAREVGYPVIIKAAGGGGGRGMRVVYTEAALINAVNMTRSEAGAAFNNPEVYMEKFLENPRHVEIQVLADGGRNAVWLGERDCSMQRRHQKVIEEAPAPGIPRRLIERIGDRCADACRKMGYRGAGTFEFLFENGEFYFIEMNTRIQVEHPVTELITGVDLVQQQILIAAGEKFTLRQRDVAFKGHALECRINAEDPFRFVPSPGRITNWHTPGGPGVRIDSHAYNGYFVPPNYDSMIAKVITYGDTREQALARMRIALSEMVVEGIQTNIPLHRELLQDARFIEGGTSIHYLENKLAQRP from the coding sequence ATGTTTGAGAAAATCCTGATCGCCAACCGCGGCGAGATCGCTCTGCGCATCCAGCGTGCCTGCCGTGAGCTGGGCATCAAGACCGTGGTCGTGCACTCGGAAGCCGACCGTGAAGCCAAGTACGTGCGGCTGGCGGACGAATCCGTGTGTATCGGGCCGGCCCCGTCGCGCGAAAGCTACCTCAACATGCCGGCCATCATTTCGGCTGCCGAGGTGACCGACGCTGAGGCCATACACCCTGGCTACGGTTTTCTGTCCGAGAACGCCGATTTCGCGGATCGTGTCGAGAAAAGCGGCTTCGTCTTCATCGGCCCGCGCCCGGAAACCATCCGCCTGATGGGCGACAAGGTCAGCGCCAAGCACGCCATGATCGAAGCCGGCGTGCCCGTGGTGCCTGGTTCGGAAGGCGCATTGCCGGACGATCCGCAGGAAATCATGCGCGTTGCCCGCGAGGTCGGCTACCCGGTCATCATCAAGGCTGCAGGCGGCGGCGGTGGCCGTGGCATGCGCGTGGTGTACACCGAGGCGGCGCTGATCAACGCGGTCAACATGACGCGTTCGGAAGCGGGCGCGGCCTTCAATAACCCCGAAGTCTATATGGAGAAGTTTCTGGAGAATCCGCGTCACGTGGAAATCCAGGTGCTGGCCGACGGCGGACGCAATGCCGTCTGGCTGGGCGAGCGCGACTGCTCCATGCAGCGCCGCCACCAGAAAGTCATCGAAGAAGCGCCGGCGCCGGGTATCCCCCGTCGTCTGATCGAGCGCATCGGTGATCGGTGTGCGGATGCCTGCCGCAAAATGGGTTATCGCGGCGCCGGCACGTTTGAGTTTCTGTTCGAAAACGGCGAGTTCTATTTCATTGAAATGAACACCCGGATCCAGGTCGAGCACCCGGTGACCGAACTGATCACTGGCGTGGATCTGGTCCAGCAGCAAATCCTGATCGCCGCGGGCGAGAAATTCACCCTGCGTCAGCGTGACGTGGCCTTCAAGGGCCATGCGCTCGAGTGCCGCATCAATGCGGAAGATCCTTTCCGCTTCGTGCCCAGCCCTGGCCGGATCACGAATTGGCATACACCGGGCGGCCCGGGCGTGCGTATCGATTCGCACGCCTACAACGGCTATTTCGTGCCGCCCAATTACGATTCGATGATCGCCAAGGTCATCACCTATGGTGACACCCGCGAGCAGGCCCTGGCCCGGATGCGCATTGCGCTGTCGGAAATGGTGGTCGAAGGCATTCAGACCAACATCCCGCTGCATCGCGAGCTTTTGCAGGACGCCCGCTTCATCGAGGGCGGCACGAGTATCCATTATCTGGAAAACAAGCTGGCTCAGCGTCCCTGA